One Thermostichus vulcanus str. 'Rupite' genomic region harbors:
- a CDS encoding methyltransferase domain-containing protein, giving the protein MLTSPSALPVHLYRCLSCGQEGLAQTPRCEQGQPDRIYCPSCGQIYPILASGAVDFIGNPSDLHLSLAQAIAHSPGFAWSYDRLWRPWALSLLTGESFGAEREGKLLTEWVGAADPVLDLGTAGGYWSRLLLAADPQRTVVGLDNAAGVLVEAAQQAQPNWHHYTLVRARAEQLPLASGAFGAVISGASLNELPLDPSLQEIARILKPGGVFVSMHSQQIQGWGQTLQQWLGATGLRFFSESELQQHLHQAGLQLERYLSFGWVAFARAVRS; this is encoded by the coding sequence ATGCTCACCTCTCCCTCTGCTCTGCCTGTACACCTCTACCGTTGTCTGAGCTGTGGGCAGGAAGGTTTGGCCCAAACGCCGAGGTGCGAACAGGGCCAGCCAGATCGGATCTATTGCCCCAGTTGCGGTCAGATTTACCCAATCTTGGCCTCTGGGGCTGTGGACTTTATCGGCAATCCATCGGATCTGCATCTGAGTCTGGCCCAAGCGATTGCCCATTCCCCCGGGTTTGCCTGGAGTTACGACCGACTGTGGCGGCCCTGGGCGCTGTCTCTGCTGACGGGGGAAAGTTTTGGCGCAGAACGGGAGGGCAAATTGCTGACGGAGTGGGTCGGAGCAGCGGATCCCGTTTTGGATTTGGGCACTGCCGGGGGGTACTGGAGCCGGTTGCTCTTGGCAGCAGATCCACAGCGGACGGTGGTGGGCTTGGATAATGCGGCTGGGGTATTGGTAGAAGCGGCTCAACAGGCCCAGCCTAATTGGCACCACTACACCCTAGTACGGGCTCGTGCCGAGCAGCTTCCCCTGGCTTCCGGAGCCTTTGGAGCGGTGATCAGTGGGGCCAGCTTGAACGAGTTGCCACTGGATCCCTCATTGCAGGAGATTGCCCGCATCTTGAAACCCGGGGGTGTGTTTGTCTCCATGCACAGCCAACAGATTCAGGGGTGGGGACAAACCCTACAGCAATGGCTCGGGGCAACAGGCTTGCGCTTTTTCTCGGAATCAGAGCTACAACAGCATTTGCACCAGGCGGGATTGCAGCTAGAACGTTATCTCAGTTTTGGATGGGTGGCTTTTGCGCGGGCGGTGCGCTCCTGA
- a CDS encoding phosphoribosyltransferase, translated as MHEISITWADYHRKIEELAVKVYESEWEFNQIVCIAKGGLRIGDTLARLFDLPLAILSASSYSGPGNRQRGVLTFSRDLAMTTANLGSEVLLVDDLADSGVTLKRAVHWLKHHYGFYIEEIRTGVLWYKAASVYQPDYYVDYLPDNPWIHQPFEPYEQLTPQQLAQSLRASG; from the coding sequence TTGCACGAGATTTCCATCACCTGGGCTGACTACCACCGCAAAATCGAGGAGTTGGCTGTCAAAGTTTACGAAAGCGAGTGGGAATTTAACCAAATCGTCTGTATTGCCAAAGGGGGCTTGCGCATTGGCGATACCTTAGCCAGACTCTTCGATCTGCCATTGGCGATTCTCTCTGCTTCTTCATACTCCGGCCCCGGCAACCGCCAACGGGGAGTTCTGACCTTCTCGCGTGACTTAGCCATGACCACCGCCAATTTGGGGAGCGAGGTGTTGCTGGTGGATGATCTAGCGGACTCCGGTGTGACTCTAAAGCGGGCTGTCCATTGGCTCAAACATCACTACGGCTTCTACATAGAAGAGATTCGCACAGGTGTGTTGTGGTATAAGGCAGCTTCGGTGTATCAACCGGACTACTATGTGGATTACCTGCCGGATAACCCCTGGATCCATCAGCCCTTTGAACCTTACGAGCAACTGACTCCCCAACAACTGGCGCAATCGCTCAGGGCTTCCGGTTAG
- a CDS encoding VOC family protein, whose translation MALLDPDHPTVPEAFRRKFAGGLIINFEVDDVDTEYDRMCKSGLPILLSLRSEDFGQRHFITSDPNGVLIDVIKVIPPSAAYATQYEEETLKAIGTNPSRKV comes from the coding sequence TTGGCTCTTCTTGACCCAGATCATCCGACCGTACCGGAAGCATTCCGTCGAAAATTCGCTGGTGGGTTGATCATCAACTTCGAGGTTGATGACGTGGATACTGAGTACGACCGAATGTGCAAGAGCGGGCTTCCAATTCTTCTGTCACTGCGCTCTGAGGACTTCGGTCAGAGGCATTTCATCACCTCTGATCCAAACGGTGTGCTTATCGACGTGATCAAGGTCATACCCCCTTCGGCAGCATATGCGACTCAGTATGAGGAGGAAACCTTGAAAGCCATTGGTACCAACCCCAGTCGCAAGGTATAA
- a CDS encoding NAD(P)/FAD-dependent oxidoreductase, with amino-acid sequence MGKVVIIGAGLAGLTCAKVLKQQGWQDLLLLEKSDGPGGRVRTDVVDGFRLDRGFQVLFTAYPGVQRHLHLRDLNLRNYRPGAVLAKPGQAFLLGDPLRDLASGIPSLLNPLATPLDKLKILQLRAQLAQRSPEQVFREGLGGEDLSIREFLHQYGFSPAICQHFLYPFYRGILLDPDLNSSARLFAFYFKMMAEGSIATPALGMGDIARQLADHLAPDQIRYQTPVEQIEVEEGKVCGIRTRTGDKIAADWVICATDALQAQVWQQTLFKGLSDHSVHSAYGLEQPPVPIPTQARSVTCLYFRAPFSLTRGGYLYLNASGRGWINHWVELTHISPDLAPTGQHLYSVVVLGDPPLSDEDLAQTCCAELQDYFPKAPVEHLQVVRVYRIPFAQFVQPPGFQAHLPTVFSGIQGLVWAGEYTQQSSIEGSLRSGEQAAESVLKGGRA; translated from the coding sequence ATGGGCAAAGTGGTGATCATCGGTGCGGGGTTGGCGGGCCTGACCTGTGCCAAGGTGCTCAAGCAACAGGGTTGGCAGGATCTGCTGCTGCTGGAAAAAAGCGATGGCCCCGGTGGACGGGTGCGCACCGATGTGGTGGACGGTTTTCGTCTGGATCGCGGCTTTCAAGTGTTGTTTACGGCCTACCCAGGGGTGCAACGTCACCTCCATCTGCGCGACTTGAACCTGCGTAATTACCGCCCCGGAGCTGTTTTGGCCAAGCCCGGTCAGGCTTTTTTGCTCGGGGATCCACTGCGGGATCTTGCCAGTGGGATCCCGTCTTTGCTCAATCCGCTCGCTACCCCTCTGGATAAGTTGAAAATTCTGCAACTGCGCGCCCAACTGGCCCAACGGAGCCCTGAGCAGGTTTTTCGGGAGGGACTGGGCGGGGAAGATCTCTCGATTCGGGAGTTCCTGCACCAGTATGGGTTCTCCCCAGCCATTTGCCAGCACTTTTTGTACCCCTTTTACCGGGGCATTTTGCTGGATCCGGATCTCAACAGCAGCGCCCGCCTCTTTGCCTTCTATTTCAAGATGATGGCGGAGGGCTCCATTGCCACGCCGGCTTTGGGCATGGGAGATATAGCACGACAACTGGCCGACCACCTTGCCCCTGATCAAATTCGCTATCAGACGCCGGTTGAGCAGATTGAGGTAGAAGAGGGCAAAGTCTGTGGGATCCGCACCCGCACCGGAGACAAGATTGCCGCCGATTGGGTGATCTGTGCTACCGATGCCCTGCAAGCTCAGGTCTGGCAACAAACCCTTTTCAAGGGTTTATCGGATCATTCCGTTCATTCAGCTTATGGGTTGGAGCAGCCACCTGTTCCCATTCCCACCCAGGCCCGTTCTGTCACTTGTCTGTATTTCCGTGCGCCCTTTTCCCTGACCCGTGGTGGCTACCTTTACCTCAACGCCAGCGGTCGGGGATGGATCAATCACTGGGTGGAACTGACCCACATCAGCCCGGATCTGGCTCCCACCGGTCAACATCTGTATTCGGTTGTAGTGCTGGGGGATCCACCCCTGAGCGATGAGGATTTGGCCCAAACCTGTTGCGCCGAGCTGCAAGATTACTTTCCCAAGGCGCCAGTGGAGCATTTGCAGGTGGTGCGGGTCTATCGGATCCCTTTTGCCCAGTTTGTGCAACCGCCCGGGTTTCAAGCCCATTTACCCACCGTTTTTTCCGGCATCCAGGGGCTGGTCTGGGCGGGAGAATATACCCAGCAAAGCAGCATTGAGGGATCCCTACGCAGTGGCGAGCAGGCGGCGGAGTCGGTTCTCAAGGGTGGGCGAGCTTGA